In Flavobacterium gelatinilyticum, a genomic segment contains:
- a CDS encoding ATP-binding protein, protein MENVFTLLKNQFTFQLDILFQAENPTAKPILSAVDDNSFINEFIIENTLSETDALLLALGLVPHIKPDFLSSIMAEYLPNGGELPEFGGMKSKNHRGILPTGETAQFLLAGNDLEERIAFYNYLHNQSYLYQKGIIKIETVPNGEPKLSGLLILEDEYIEKFITGKILKPQLSSIFPAQLIETQLDWDDLVLNSSTLNQIKEIETWLKFNDILLHEWNMKSKIKPGFRVMFYGSPGTGKTLTASLLGKYTKRDVYRIDLSMVISKYIGETEKNLSSLFDKAADKDWILFFDEADAVFGKRTNVRDAHDKYANQEVSYLLQRIENHPGLVILASNFKTNIDTAFTRRFQSIIEFDVPSYNERLQLWQNNLPKGIKIAEDVNLNELSKKYDITGANIVNIIQYACLRTLEDENESIKLHHLIQGIKKEYAKEGKMM, encoded by the coding sequence ATGGAAAACGTATTCACCCTTCTCAAAAACCAATTTACATTTCAGCTTGATATCCTTTTTCAGGCCGAAAATCCAACGGCAAAACCGATTCTAAGTGCAGTTGATGACAACAGTTTTATAAACGAATTTATCATCGAAAACACCCTTTCAGAAACGGATGCGCTTTTATTGGCATTGGGACTTGTACCGCACATTAAACCGGATTTTTTGAGTTCTATCATGGCCGAGTATCTGCCAAACGGCGGTGAACTTCCGGAGTTTGGCGGCATGAAATCAAAGAATCACCGAGGTATACTGCCAACGGGTGAAACGGCTCAATTTTTATTGGCTGGAAATGATCTTGAAGAACGGATTGCTTTTTACAATTACCTTCACAATCAGTCTTATTTATATCAAAAGGGAATTATCAAAATAGAAACCGTTCCAAATGGCGAACCAAAATTAAGCGGTCTGCTGATTCTGGAAGACGAATACATTGAAAAATTCATTACTGGAAAAATCCTGAAACCGCAGCTCAGCAGTATCTTTCCTGCTCAGCTGATCGAAACACAACTCGACTGGGACGATCTGGTACTGAATTCTTCTACTCTAAATCAGATTAAAGAAATAGAAACCTGGCTGAAATTTAATGATATACTGCTTCACGAGTGGAACATGAAAAGTAAAATTAAGCCCGGTTTCAGGGTAATGTTTTACGGTTCTCCCGGAACCGGAAAAACCCTTACTGCTTCACTTTTGGGAAAATACACCAAAAGAGACGTCTACCGAATAGATCTTTCTATGGTAATTTCTAAATACATTGGCGAAACCGAAAAAAATCTTTCATCATTATTTGACAAAGCCGCCGACAAAGACTGGATTCTGTTTTTTGACGAAGCAGATGCGGTTTTTGGAAAAAGAACCAATGTTCGCGATGCTCATGATAAATATGCCAATCAGGAGGTTTCGTATTTGCTGCAGCGCATCGAAAATCATCCGGGTTTGGTTATTCTGGCTTCTAATTTCAAAACTAATATCGATACGGCTTTTACCAGAAGGTTTCAGTCTATAATTGAGTTTGATGTACCGTCGTATAACGAGCGTTTACAGCTTTGGCAGAACAACCTTCCTAAAGGAATCAAAATTGCTGAAGATGTTAACCTGAATGAGCTTTCTAAAAAATATGATATTACAGGTGCCAATATTGTCAATATTATTCAGTACGCTTGTCTGCGGACTTTAGAGGACGAAAATGAAAGCATTAAGCTGCATCATCTTATTCAGGGAATTAAAAAAGAATATGCTAAAGAAGGAAAAATGATGTGA